From the genome of Candidatus Poribacteria bacterium, one region includes:
- the rplV gene encoding 50S ribosomal protein L22: protein MEARSKIRNASVAPRKARLVADLVRNQYVEDALSQLRFTHKAASPIIYKLIQSAAANAQYQDPNIDITNLYVKEIRVDEGITRKWIRPRARGMANRILKRSSHIIVVVDEESSDNGE from the coding sequence ATGGAAGCCAGATCTAAGATTAGGAACGCGTCGGTTGCGCCGCGGAAAGCACGTTTAGTAGCCGATCTCGTCCGTAATCAATACGTTGAGGATGCGTTAAGTCAGCTGCGCTTTACGCATAAAGCCGCGTCCCCTATAATTTACAAGTTAATTCAGTCAGCAGCTGCGAATGCGCAATATCAAGATCCGAACATCGATATCACAAACCTATATGTTAAAGAGATTCGGGTTGATGAAGGGATTACGCGGAAATGGATACGTCCCCGGGCACGAGGTATGGCGAACAGAATCCTAAAACGGAGTAGCCATATTATTGTCGTCGTTGATGAGGAGAGTAGTGATAATGGTGAATAA